A stretch of the Clostridium fungisolvens genome encodes the following:
- a CDS encoding glycosyltransferase family 2 protein, with translation MGDILRKVILAFNHFILYYVLIVNGIYFIQLILSSFNLYDYIRKMRYSSHKKYSESDNMIPISVLVPGYNEQETIVDNIKSLLALNYPTFEIVVINDGSKDETLERVIEAFKLRKVYQPIRYRVATNEIKAVYKNIDIPKLVVVDKVNGGKADALNAGINISRYPVFASIDADSILESDSLVRVIMPFVEDKLTIAVGGIVRIANGSTIDNGKIKDIRLPKNRVAMFQIVEYLRAFLTGRMGWDAIDALLIISGAFGAFKKESVIEVGGYTVKTIGEDMELVVRLHRIMRDRKEKYKIKFIPDPVCWTQAPEKFKDLRVQRRRWQIGLMDSLFKHKRLLFNPRYGKIGILAAPYFWVFEMIGPVVEVVGYVFIPLSYFFGVLNVRYFLLFLASSILYGVILSIGAILLEEYTFNKYPSIWQLIKLTFYGIIENFGYRQMTTLYRLEGIIKFRKLKGSWGSIKRKKFQG, from the coding sequence ATGGGTGATATCTTAAGAAAAGTAATTTTAGCGTTTAACCACTTTATCTTATATTATGTCCTTATTGTTAATGGAATCTATTTTATTCAGCTTATATTATCAAGTTTTAACTTGTATGATTATATAAGAAAGATGAGATATTCGAGCCACAAAAAGTATAGTGAATCAGATAATATGATTCCTATATCAGTATTAGTCCCAGGATATAATGAGCAAGAAACCATAGTCGATAACATAAAATCTCTGCTAGCCTTGAATTACCCTACATTTGAAATAGTAGTAATTAATGATGGTTCTAAGGATGAAACTCTAGAAAGAGTAATAGAAGCATTTAAGCTTAGAAAGGTTTACCAACCTATAAGATATAGGGTTGCTACTAATGAGATAAAAGCAGTATATAAAAATATAGATATACCTAAGCTAGTAGTAGTGGATAAGGTGAATGGAGGAAAGGCTGATGCTTTAAATGCTGGAATAAATATATCTAGATATCCGGTATTTGCATCTATTGATGCTGATTCAATATTAGAAAGTGACTCTTTAGTAAGAGTGATAATGCCCTTTGTAGAGGATAAACTCACAATAGCTGTAGGAGGAATAGTGAGGATTGCAAATGGAAGCACAATAGATAATGGAAAGATAAAAGACATAAGGTTACCTAAAAATAGAGTAGCCATGTTTCAGATTGTTGAGTATCTTAGAGCATTTTTAACCGGTAGAATGGGGTGGGATGCAATTGATGCTTTGCTTATAATATCAGGAGCTTTTGGAGCATTTAAAAAAGAGAGTGTTATAGAAGTTGGGGGGTATACTGTTAAGACTATAGGTGAAGACATGGAGCTAGTGGTAAGGCTTCATAGAATTATGAGAGACAGAAAAGAGAAGTATAAGATAAAATTTATACCAGATCCAGTTTGCTGGACTCAGGCTCCTGAGAAATTTAAGGATCTAAGGGTACAACGACGAAGATGGCAGATTGGACTTATGGATAGTTTGTTCAAGCATAAACGATTACTTTTTAATCCTAGGTACGGAAAGATAGGTATCTTAGCAGCTCCTTATTTTTGGGTGTTTGAGATGATTGGACCTGTAGTGGAAGTAGTAGGATACGTATTTATTCCGTTATCTTATTTTTTTGGAGTGCTTAATGTTAGGTATTTCCTGCTTTTTTTGGCTTCATCTATACTATATGGAGTTATACTTTCCATAGGTGCGATACTACTGGAGGAATATACTTTTAATAAATATCCGTCAATATGGCAGCTAATAAAGCTAACCTTCTATGGAATAATAGAGAATTTCGGATATAGGCAAATGACTACTCTATATAGATTGGAAGGTATAATAAAATTTAGAAAACTAAAGGGAAGTTGGGGAAGCATTAAGAGAAAAAAGTTTCAAGGTTGA
- a CDS encoding HEAT repeat domain-containing protein: MEQYIYYSIIFFSTIVAFLYVYIIVEKSIEKIARKQRARYEKQLIPEIDSIINKVIDTETANDISIDVKRLKKILRNSIRKDIVEERISYYLENFTGEFREVLIRFCEDYKIVEEELKDLNTRNIYKKALCCKRLGELRSKKATKDLLEQIPISIQDIKYNALLALAKIGDEQSFIDAFSKINGSILLSERSLIEIIDSFEGNKNFVYSKMIDVEDEFISSLFIKSAGNSLEYTLIEQIARYLESSSKERRISAIKALGNMKDTRYIDKISNLLDDEGWEIRALAAKTLGRYSDINVIPKLINKLSDRQWFVRYNSAVSILKLDESLKYVHKVFEGQDRFAKDIIISAMEDTDLMSRIFDNENHRYYDEKLALLVKNYIDNGGETEDG, translated from the coding sequence ATGGAACAGTATATATATTATTCTATAATTTTTTTTAGCACTATAGTAGCATTCCTTTATGTGTATATAATAGTGGAAAAAAGTATAGAAAAAATAGCTAGAAAGCAGAGAGCTAGGTATGAAAAACAGTTAATTCCTGAGATAGACTCTATAATTAATAAAGTAATAGATACTGAAACTGCAAATGATATTAGCATTGATGTAAAGAGACTTAAGAAAATACTAAGGAATAGTATAAGAAAAGATATAGTAGAAGAAAGAATAAGCTATTATCTTGAAAACTTCACGGGTGAATTTAGAGAAGTCTTAATACGATTTTGCGAAGATTACAAAATTGTAGAAGAGGAATTGAAAGACTTAAATACGAGAAATATATATAAGAAAGCATTGTGTTGCAAAAGGTTGGGAGAATTAAGAAGTAAAAAGGCTACAAAAGATTTGTTAGAACAAATTCCAATATCTATACAAGATATAAAGTACAATGCTCTTTTAGCATTAGCTAAAATAGGCGATGAACAGAGTTTTATAGATGCTTTCTCAAAGATAAATGGATCAATTCTTCTAAGTGAACGGAGCCTCATTGAAATAATAGATAGCTTTGAAGGAAATAAAAATTTTGTATATTCAAAAATGATAGATGTAGAAGACGAATTTATAAGTTCGCTATTTATAAAATCTGCCGGTAATTCATTAGAGTACACTTTGATAGAACAAATAGCAAGATATTTAGAAAGTAGTTCTAAAGAAAGAAGGATATCAGCTATTAAGGCTTTAGGTAATATGAAAGATACTCGTTATATTGATAAAATCTCTAATCTCTTAGACGATGAAGGTTGGGAAATCAGGGCTTTGGCTGCTAAAACTCTGGGAAGATACAGTGATATAAATGTCATACCTAAGTTAATTAACAAATTATCTGATAGGCAATGGTTTGTGAGATATAATTCTGCTGTTTCTATACTAAAGTTAGATGAAAGTTTAAAGTATGTTCATAAAGTATTTGAAGGGCAAGATAGATTTGCTAAAGATATAATAATATCGGCTATGGAAGATACTGATTTAATGTCAAGAATATTTGATAATGAAAACCATAGATACTATGATGAAAAATTAGCTTTACTCGTAAAAAACTACATTGATAATGGTGGTGAAACAGAAGATGGGTGA
- a CDS encoding response regulator, producing MKNKSLLMASQDDKMTAGRILIVDDDVTLTSIMVSRYKNRNYSVAVADNANAALVLMKYALFNLLIIDFYMDTMYADEFIKKVKRIDNNINIIVLSAQKSTENAKYLLKIGASEIVKKPFSPKEMDEIIKKYIKE from the coding sequence TTGAAGAATAAATCACTTTTAATGGCGAGCCAAGATGATAAAATGACCGCAGGAAGAATCTTAATTGTCGATGATGACGTAACCTTAACTTCAATAATGGTTAGTAGATATAAGAATAGGAATTACTCTGTTGCAGTTGCTGATAATGCAAATGCAGCTCTAGTATTAATGAAGTATGCCCTGTTTAATCTTCTTATAATAGATTTTTACATGGATACCATGTATGCAGATGAATTTATAAAAAAAGTTAAAAGGATAGATAATAATATTAACATAATAGTCTTGTCAGCCCAAAAGTCAACTGAAAATGCAAAGTATCTTTTAAAAATAGGAGCAAGTGAAATTGTTAAAAAGCCATTTTCACCAAAAGAGATGGATGAAATCATAAAAAAGTATATAAAAGAATGA
- a CDS encoding family 2 glycosyl transferase → MKKFLAVVITLAILSFSIWKFGYIVRNKFSVYREDNIKFITKVDTKDFYIYELGKWKKSFIKGVNIGAAKPGSFPGELAITKEEYKRWFKYISEMNANSIRVYTILKPDFYEALYEYNKESIKPLYLFQGIWINEEDIANIKNAEDPKIKKQVKTDIKALVDIIHGKAELPERKGYASGIYKKDISDYVVGWILGIEWDPEFVLNTNAINKDNVSYDGKYLYTNNASPFEKFLCELGDYVIEYESTTYKMQRPTSFTNWVTTDMLSHPNEPLSTEDIAVVNQEHIKSKSSFKPGLFASYHIYPYYPDFMNYQHEYAQFKDPNGKSNTYRAYLKDLRKQHTTPVLVAEFGIPASRGKAHENIHMGFNQGYIDEKSQGEMNKFMLQNIYDEGYCGGIVFTWQDEWFKRTWNTMDFDIPERRAYWSNPQTNEQEFGVLAFDPGNKDSVCYVDGKPDEWENSKLLAKGSDFSVYARQDEKYLYIYAKVDNFNLEKDKFIIPIDVTPSSGSLSLKDTDISFQRPVDFIINIDGKSNSRIMVHSYYDSFYYLYAKQLKKIDRNTAFEIKDNNIFNPMYLCLNKEQLLPQDKVVIPLSKYETGRLTFGDGNPKHNAFNSLTDFNVNGDNIEIRIPWQLLNFMDPSTKSIMNDFYIYGIKATKIDGIYLGGIHVSNNKAINSNEMGYFSLSEWNNPSFHERLKPSYYILKEAFKDIGGQ, encoded by the coding sequence ATGAAGAAGTTTTTAGCAGTGGTAATAACCTTAGCTATTCTTAGCTTTTCAATATGGAAGTTTGGATATATAGTTAGGAATAAGTTTTCTGTTTATAGAGAGGATAATATAAAATTTATTACTAAAGTGGATACAAAAGATTTTTATATCTATGAACTAGGAAAGTGGAAAAAAAGTTTTATAAAAGGTGTAAATATAGGAGCAGCTAAGCCAGGTAGTTTTCCAGGGGAACTTGCAATAACTAAGGAAGAATATAAAAGATGGTTTAAATATATAAGTGAAATGAATGCTAATAGCATAAGAGTATATACTATTCTAAAGCCAGATTTTTATGAGGCTCTTTATGAATACAATAAAGAGTCTATTAAACCTTTATATCTATTTCAAGGCATTTGGATTAATGAAGAAGATATTGCAAATATAAAAAATGCAGAAGATCCAAAAATAAAGAAGCAAGTAAAAACAGATATAAAAGCATTAGTAGATATAATTCATGGAAAGGCAGAATTGCCAGAAAGAAAAGGCTATGCTAGTGGGATTTATAAAAAAGATATATCCGATTATGTCGTAGGATGGATACTTGGTATAGAGTGGGACCCTGAGTTTGTATTAAATACAAATGCTATTAACAAAGATAATGTTAGTTACGATGGGAAGTACCTATATACCAATAATGCATCTCCTTTTGAAAAGTTTCTTTGTGAGTTAGGGGATTATGTTATAGAGTATGAGTCCACAACCTATAAGATGCAAAGGCCAACTAGTTTTACTAATTGGGTAACCACAGATATGTTGTCACATCCAAATGAACCTTTATCAACTGAAGATATAGCGGTAGTAAATCAAGAGCATATAAAGAGTAAAAGTTCTTTTAAACCTGGATTATTTGCATCTTATCATATATATCCTTATTATCCTGATTTCATGAATTATCAACATGAATATGCGCAGTTTAAAGATCCGAATGGAAAGTCAAACACTTATAGAGCTTATTTAAAGGATCTTAGAAAACAACATACAACTCCAGTGCTTGTAGCTGAGTTCGGTATTCCTGCATCTAGAGGAAAAGCTCATGAGAATATACATATGGGATTCAACCAAGGATACATCGACGAAAAAAGCCAAGGAGAAATGAATAAGTTTATGTTGCAAAATATATATGATGAAGGATATTGTGGAGGGATCGTATTCACATGGCAAGATGAATGGTTTAAAAGAACTTGGAATACTATGGATTTTGATATTCCGGAGAGAAGAGCCTATTGGTCAAACCCTCAAACCAATGAGCAAGAATTTGGAGTTTTAGCCTTTGACCCTGGGAATAAAGATAGTGTATGTTATGTTGATGGAAAGCCTGATGAATGGGAAAATAGCAAGCTTTTAGCTAAGGGAAGTGATTTTAGCGTTTATGCTAGGCAGGATGAGAAATATTTATATATATATGCAAAAGTAGATAATTTCAATCTAGAAAAAGATAAGTTTATTATTCCAATAGACGTAACTCCGAGTTCAGGAAGTTTATCACTTAAAGATACTGATATAAGTTTTCAAAGACCAGTAGATTTTATTATAAATATTGACGGGAAAAGTAATTCTAGAATTATGGTACATAGCTATTACGATTCTTTCTATTATCTTTATGCAAAACAATTGAAAAAGATAGATAGAAATACAGCATTTGAGATCAAAGATAACAATATATTTAATCCAATGTATTTATGCCTTAATAAAGAGCAGTTATTACCTCAAGATAAAGTTGTAATACCTCTTTCAAAGTATGAAACTGGTAGATTAACTTTCGGTGATGGAAATCCTAAACATAATGCATTTAACTCATTAACAGATTTTAATGTTAATGGAGATAACATTGAAATAAGAATACCATGGCAATTATTAAACTTTATGGATCCTTCTACAAAGAGCATAATGAATGACTTTTATATTTATGGTATAAAAGCTACAAAGATTGATGGTATATATTTGGGAGGAATTCATGTAAGCAATAATAAAGCTATAAATAGTAATGAGATGGGATATTTCAGCTTAAGTGAATGGAATAATCCAAGTTTTCATGAGAGGCTTAAGCCTTCCTATTACATATTAAAAGAGGCATTTAAAGATATAGGAGGACAGTAG
- a CDS encoding hemolysin family protein, which produces MDPSPYGSILFQLLLIVFLTLINAFFSSAEMAIISLNKNKVRNLAEKGNKKALSLIKLLDEPSNFLATIQVGITLASFFASASAATGISGEFSVFLEKFNIPYSSQISLVVITILLSYFTLVFGELFPKRVALQNSEAIAMFSVMPIVFVSKVSSPFVKFLSGSTNLLLRLVGIDGKNLEEKVSKEEIKSLVQVGQEHGVINETEKEMIESIIEFDDKLAKEVMTPRTEVFLLNINTPIREISSKLLNENFSRVPVYEGHIDNIIGILYMKDFFFQANKTGIDKINIRSILRTPYFVPETNNIDTLFKELQDSKNHMAILIDEYGGFSGVVSIEDLIEEVMGNIFDEYDENDNESEIKKLDNNTYLIDGLLSINDVNEHLHLDIETDNFDTIGGFLVSMIGKIPKSDEEKIVEYKNVMFKVEEVGDKRIKKIKACMTR; this is translated from the coding sequence ATGGACCCGAGCCCGTATGGTAGTATTTTGTTTCAATTATTATTAATAGTGTTTTTAACACTTATCAATGCTTTTTTCTCATCTGCAGAAATGGCTATAATTTCTTTAAATAAGAACAAGGTTAGAAATCTTGCTGAAAAAGGAAATAAGAAAGCCTTATCTTTAATAAAACTTTTGGACGAACCTAGTAACTTTTTGGCAACTATACAAGTTGGTATAACCCTTGCAAGCTTTTTTGCTAGTGCATCTGCTGCTACAGGAATAAGTGGTGAGTTTTCTGTATTCTTAGAAAAGTTTAATATACCATATAGCAGTCAAATATCTTTAGTGGTAATAACTATTTTATTATCATATTTCACACTAGTATTTGGAGAACTGTTCCCAAAAAGAGTTGCCCTTCAGAACTCAGAAGCAATAGCTATGTTTTCTGTAATGCCGATCGTATTCGTTTCAAAAGTAAGTAGCCCCTTTGTAAAATTCCTTTCAGGATCAACTAATTTATTGCTAAGACTTGTTGGAATTGATGGTAAAAACTTAGAGGAAAAGGTTTCTAAAGAAGAGATAAAGTCCTTAGTTCAAGTTGGACAAGAACATGGTGTTATAAATGAGACCGAAAAGGAAATGATAGAAAGTATAATAGAATTTGATGACAAGCTTGCAAAAGAAGTAATGACTCCAAGAACGGAAGTATTTTTATTGAATATAAATACTCCTATAAGAGAAATATCTTCTAAGCTATTAAATGAAAACTTCTCTAGAGTTCCCGTTTATGAAGGTCATATTGATAATATAATAGGTATACTATATATGAAAGATTTCTTCTTCCAGGCCAATAAGACAGGGATAGATAAGATTAACATTAGAAGTATATTAAGGACTCCTTATTTTGTTCCTGAAACTAATAATATAGATACTCTGTTTAAAGAACTACAAGACTCTAAGAATCATATGGCTATTCTTATAGATGAATATGGTGGATTCTCAGGAGTAGTATCTATAGAGGACTTAATAGAAGAAGTTATGGGAAATATCTTCGATGAATACGATGAGAATGATAATGAAAGTGAAATTAAAAAGTTAGATAATAACACTTATTTAATAGATGGACTTTTATCAATAAATGATGTTAATGAACATCTACATTTAGATATAGAAACTGACAACTTTGATACAATAGGCGGATTTCTTGTAAGTATGATAGGAAAGATCCCTAAGAGTGATGAAGAAAAAATAGTTGAATATAAAAATGTCATGTTTAAAGTAGAAGAAGTTGGGGATAAAAGAATTAAAAAGATAAAAGCTTGCATGACAAGATAA
- a CDS encoding glycoside hydrolase family 1 protein: MIYEKLSKFPDNFLWGSASAAYQVEGAWDEDGKGPSVWDIYTKLPGTTYMGTNGDVAVDHYHRYKEDVALMKEMGLKAYRFSIAWSRIYPNGKGEVNEAGLKFYDDLINELIANDIVPLITIYHWDVPQALMDEYGAWESREIIDDFNEYCITLFNAYGDRVKHWVTLNEQNVFIGLGYGTALHPPGVKDQKRLYAANHIAFLANAKAIQSFRKLVPDGKIGPSFAYSPTYPASSKPEDILAFENHEELTSHWWMDVYAKGEYPKAAYKYLASKGLAPKIEEGDIELLKSGTPDFMGVNYYRSATVEMNPLDGVGEAKMNTSGKKGTTQDSGIPGVFKTKRNEHLEATNWDWEIDPEGLRIGLRRITNRYGLPILITENGLGEFDKLEENDVVNDDYRIAYLEAHVKACKEAITDGVELIGYCTWSFTDLLSWLNGYQKRYGFVYVNKDETGDKDLRRIKKKSYYWYKEVIEANGENV; the protein is encoded by the coding sequence GTGATATACGAAAAATTAAGTAAATTTCCAGATAATTTTCTTTGGGGATCAGCTTCAGCAGCATATCAAGTAGAAGGTGCATGGGATGAAGATGGTAAGGGACCTTCTGTATGGGATATATATACTAAACTACCTGGAACTACATATATGGGAACAAATGGTGACGTTGCAGTAGATCATTATCACAGATATAAAGAAGATGTTGCCCTTATGAAAGAAATGGGATTAAAGGCCTACAGATTTTCTATAGCTTGGAGCAGAATTTATCCAAATGGAAAAGGCGAAGTTAATGAAGCAGGTTTGAAATTCTATGATGATCTTATAAATGAACTGATTGCAAATGACATAGTGCCTCTTATAACTATATACCATTGGGATGTTCCTCAAGCATTGATGGATGAGTATGGTGCATGGGAATCAAGAGAAATAATAGATGACTTTAATGAATATTGTATAACTTTATTCAACGCTTATGGAGATAGAGTAAAGCATTGGGTTACTTTAAATGAACAAAATGTATTTATAGGTCTAGGATATGGTACAGCTTTACATCCACCTGGAGTAAAGGATCAAAAGAGACTTTACGCAGCAAATCATATTGCATTTTTAGCAAACGCTAAAGCAATACAATCTTTTAGAAAACTAGTTCCAGACGGAAAGATAGGACCAAGTTTTGCTTACTCACCAACATATCCAGCAAGTAGTAAGCCAGAAGATATATTAGCTTTTGAAAATCATGAAGAGCTAACTAGTCATTGGTGGATGGACGTTTATGCTAAAGGTGAATATCCAAAAGCGGCATATAAATATTTAGCAAGCAAAGGCTTAGCACCAAAGATAGAAGAAGGAGATATAGAACTTCTTAAGAGTGGTACTCCTGATTTTATGGGTGTTAATTATTATAGATCAGCTACTGTGGAAATGAATCCATTAGATGGTGTTGGAGAAGCTAAGATGAATACTTCAGGTAAAAAAGGAACTACGCAAGATAGTGGTATCCCAGGAGTATTTAAAACTAAAAGAAATGAGCATCTAGAGGCTACTAACTGGGATTGGGAGATAGATCCTGAAGGCTTAAGAATAGGGCTTAGAAGAATAACTAATAGATATGGATTGCCTATATTGATAACAGAAAATGGACTTGGCGAATTTGACAAGTTAGAAGAAAATGATGTTGTTAATGATGATTATAGAATAGCTTATTTAGAAGCACACGTTAAAGCTTGCAAAGAAGCAATAACTGACGGGGTAGAACTTATAGGTTACTGCACTTGGTCTTTCACAGACCTTTTAAGCTGGCTTAACGGGTATCAAAAACGTTATGGTTTTGTCTATGTAAATAAGGATGAAACTGGAGACAAAGATTTAAGAAGAATCAAGAAGAAGAGTTACTATTGGTATAAAGAAGTAATAGAAGCCAATGGTGAGAATGTATAA
- a CDS encoding HAD family hydrolase, with protein sequence MNTILFDLDGTLLPMDTDEFTKIYFTEMAIYLADLIDGKTLAKNVWASTEAMVRNLDLKTNEEVFMEDFATRIDADIDIYKERFYSFYDTGFLNAKKAVYENDYIQKSVALLKEKGYELVIATNPLFPLKAILHRIRWAGLNASDFIYISSYEKNHYCKPQIKFYEEILNDLGKKATDCMMVGNDVEEDMVAGKLGIETYLITDNLLQRSEDEANSDHKGTYEDFYKFAENLPKLV encoded by the coding sequence ATGAATACTATATTATTTGACTTAGATGGAACTTTGCTACCTATGGACACGGATGAATTCACAAAAATATACTTTACTGAAATGGCTATATACCTTGCAGATCTTATTGATGGAAAAACTTTAGCTAAAAATGTATGGGCCTCTACCGAAGCCATGGTAAGAAACTTAGATTTAAAAACTAATGAAGAAGTATTTATGGAAGACTTTGCAACAAGAATAGATGCAGACATAGATATATATAAAGAAAGATTTTATAGTTTTTATGATACAGGTTTTTTAAATGCTAAAAAAGCTGTATATGAAAATGATTATATACAAAAGAGTGTAGCCCTACTAAAGGAAAAAGGCTATGAACTGGTTATAGCAACAAACCCACTTTTTCCACTTAAAGCAATACTTCATAGGATAAGATGGGCAGGATTAAATGCTAGTGACTTTATCTATATATCTTCATATGAAAAGAATCATTACTGCAAACCACAAATTAAGTTCTATGAAGAAATACTAAATGATTTAGGAAAAAAAGCCACTGACTGCATGATGGTAGGTAATGACGTAGAAGAAGATATGGTTGCTGGTAAGCTAGGAATTGAGACTTATCTAATAACTGATAACCTACTACAGAGATCTGAAGATGAAGCTAATTCAGACCATAAAGGTACATATGAAGACTTTTATAAATTTGCTGAAAACCTTCCAAAATTAGTTTAA
- a CDS encoding CorA family divalent cation transporter: MAHIFYKDGHAVDNTIIDNLKDIDENILLYISQDKSEAFFRSPHKNNINTISRDIIHKDKNTIFLSIPYLNTHSKYILEAVLYKNTLILNVKDKSCIEFLKEKLITDININSKSLLLHLFEYLSFVYSDKLMRLNEAIEELFENAISEKTIEMEQILKKKKIVSLIKRYTTYYKSMVNYLEDELSEELLFNKVFFSFDHTLQIVEDVESSIYSCIDIYNSISANKMNKTMELLTFITVFTLPLTIITGVFGMNFENMPLLSNKFGLLLAFLLAVVIAIIEFLYFRKKKYL; encoded by the coding sequence ATGGCTCATATTTTTTACAAAGATGGACATGCTGTAGATAATACAATAATAGACAACCTAAAAGACATTGATGAAAATATACTTTTATATATATCGCAAGATAAGAGTGAGGCCTTTTTTAGGAGTCCTCATAAGAATAATATAAACACAATAAGTAGAGATATAATTCATAAGGATAAAAACACCATATTCTTAAGTATTCCATATTTGAATACCCATAGTAAATACATATTAGAAGCTGTGTTATATAAAAATACTTTGATTTTAAATGTAAAAGACAAGTCATGTATTGAATTTCTAAAAGAAAAATTAATTACTGACATAAATATAAACTCAAAGTCACTATTACTTCACTTATTTGAATATCTATCATTTGTTTATAGCGATAAGTTAATGAGATTAAATGAAGCTATAGAAGAACTTTTTGAAAATGCAATTTCAGAGAAAACAATAGAAATGGAACAAATCCTTAAGAAAAAAAAGATTGTATCACTTATTAAGAGATACACCACTTATTATAAGTCTATGGTTAACTATTTAGAGGACGAGCTTTCAGAGGAACTACTGTTCAATAAAGTATTTTTTTCTTTCGATCATACTCTTCAAATAGTAGAAGATGTTGAAAGTTCTATTTATTCCTGCATTGATATATACAACTCTATTTCTGCTAACAAGATGAATAAAACCATGGAGCTTTTAACCTTTATAACAGTATTTACTCTTCCATTGACCATAATTACCGGAGTCTTTGGGATGAACTTCGAGAATATGCCTTTACTTTCAAATAAGTTTGGTCTTTTACTTGCTTTCTTATTAGCAGTTGTTATAGCAATCATTGAATTTTTATATTTTAGAAAAAAGAAATATCTATAA
- a CDS encoding transglutaminase domain-containing protein encodes MNIKKLSLIFCTLLTLNTLLYGCTKNQVVATSTNKSNEPNIIKYDPPEDNSSKATTNNGATSNKDGGSNVKNSTSTSQPPVDKNTSGSAVNSVTSSKSSNINTNNASKVNASTESALYDAIKKGIETGTDISVDLSKISINGSLVDFALRVASETGYAGYLENVQYNTTGNNVVLHFNYKAGKDGFTSQINSVNSRVQSIISSVIKQGMNDYEKELALHNYVVNNTVYDYKNLELNSLPDDSFTAYGVFIKKVAVCQGYSEAMYRLLNAAGVSNKIITGTANGVPHAWNLVSINGAYYHMDATFDDPISQSGNLLSYNYFNVTDAQISRDHSWTKTNYPACNNTAANYFKVNNLLANNQNDFYNIIYNGLSKKQTTIMCKTSSYDTNTFSPNALVDVISKHPELNYINNSKGFSYSYDQNSSVMEFFVSYK; translated from the coding sequence ATGAATATAAAAAAATTATCTTTAATATTTTGCACTTTATTAACACTAAATACTCTATTATATGGTTGTACCAAGAACCAAGTTGTAGCCACAAGTACTAATAAAAGCAATGAACCTAACATCATAAAGTACGATCCACCTGAGGATAATTCTTCAAAAGCTACTACAAATAATGGTGCTACTTCTAATAAAGACGGCGGCTCAAATGTAAAAAATTCAACTAGTACTTCTCAACCGCCAGTCGATAAAAACACTTCTGGATCAGCTGTAAATTCAGTAACTTCAAGCAAATCTTCTAATATAAATACTAACAATGCGTCAAAAGTTAATGCTTCAACAGAATCAGCACTTTATGATGCTATAAAAAAAGGTATTGAAACCGGAACTGATATATCAGTTGATCTATCTAAGATTTCAATTAATGGAAGTCTTGTTGATTTTGCTTTAAGGGTTGCTAGTGAAACCGGCTACGCAGGGTATCTTGAAAATGTTCAGTACAATACTACTGGAAATAATGTAGTTCTACACTTCAACTATAAAGCAGGAAAAGATGGTTTTACTTCACAAATTAATTCTGTAAATTCAAGAGTCCAATCCATAATTTCTTCAGTTATAAAACAAGGAATGAATGATTATGAAAAAGAATTAGCTCTTCATAATTATGTAGTAAATAACACTGTTTATGACTATAAAAATCTTGAGCTTAATTCTCTTCCTGATGATTCTTTTACAGCCTATGGAGTATTTATTAAAAAAGTTGCAGTATGCCAGGGTTATTCTGAGGCTATGTATAGACTTTTAAACGCAGCAGGAGTAAGTAATAAAATCATTACTGGAACTGCGAATGGTGTACCCCATGCATGGAATCTTGTTAGTATAAACGGAGCTTACTATCACATGGATGCAACCTTTGATGATCCAATATCCCAATCTGGAAACCTCTTAAGTTATAACTACTTTAACGTAACAGATGCTCAGATATCCAGAGATCATAGTTGGACTAAAACCAATTACCCTGCTTGTAATAATACGGCAGCAAACTACTTTAAAGTTAATAACTTGCTCGCAAATAATCAAAATGACTTTTATAATATAATTTATAACGGTCTATCAAAAAAACAAACTACAATAATGTGTAAGACAAGCAGTTATGATACTAATACCTTCTCACCAAATGCACTAGTAGATGTAATATCTAAGCATCCTGAATTAAATTATATAAATAATTCTAAAGGTTTTTCTTACAGTTACGATCAAAATTCTTCTGTAATGGAGTTTTTCGTAAGCTATAAATAA